In Patagioenas fasciata isolate bPatFas1 chromosome 18, bPatFas1.hap1, whole genome shotgun sequence, a genomic segment contains:
- the LOC136109698 gene encoding glutamine-rich protein 2-like isoform X1: MATRSLLEMLDAAIGTPQVGVVDLVALHKLLKAMIIGQPDQQELSVLEPGQSPTPSLGKDKVTKEQPGQEEKERDICKKRASLQDLWEEINKFKEVQSGLAEDMREMQEAHVGLAEDMRAMQEAHSGLAEDIQEIQETLGLEGAGGQSAPAEPTQVATDSQTRKSSALGLKGRGIQPGMETSKGTAGSGSPGMQAGTQGEPVTPVKLSGAPSDHMRSTDAGVTSPGMQPGSRGSQASTRLGRQPGAPDTQTSTLGKQPGSPGTHTTTPGVQPGSSSSQATIPGDAEERAMPWGSSGSTIISSYESEMREVLSQVGQLGNVCTGLKEEVEQLKSAKAERADLENVRRLFPEGGRQSITSILADLKCQMSFLQDMARALHGQEEKISKVEDAPRKMRAAGAGRKADGSGQMTQQPRPKGQKVKAERKELGKQQEPTQAQLEQFAAEYVNKLVMETAQQLQAEQVDEPRATAQSGGHEQAGCHVCSPDTMVLLEKLLQRCEKLEEQVASLAQKAGGKVDNYEKWRRQSLQQDEQLKCLQASIMQLQKDYEKFSSALANLQQDHQQEQNDIKKVDKAALADKVSRSQFEACMEQLNKGMEKVTSWVTGQEQHCQQFQQELQRQMDCKLDRRELGAFRQQQEERWKSLSRQLQKVLQPERDDAAGIRKQLLPGFHCLSCDRPVNMLAPGP, encoded by the exons atggccacacgcAGTCTGTTGGAGATGCTGGACGctgccatcgggacaccccaagTTGGGGTTGTGGATTTGGTGGCACTGCACAAGCTGCTGAAAGCCATGATCATCGGGCAGCCGGACCAGCAGGAGCTGtccgtcctggagccagggcagagcccgacccccagcttaGGGAAGGACAAGGTCACGAAGGAACAGCCTGgccaggaagagaaggagagagacatCTGCAAG AAAAGGGCTTCGCTtcaggatctgtgggaggagatcaacaagtttaaggaggtgcagtccggcctggcagaagacatgcgggagatgcaggaggcgcatgtcggcctggcagaggacatgcgggcgatgcaggaggcgcattccggcctcgcagaggacatccaggagatccaGGAGACGCTTGGCCTG gaaggtgctgggggccagtctgcccccgccgagcccacccaggtggccacggaCAGCCAGaccaggaagagctcagcactggggctgaAGGGACGTGGGatacagcctgggatggagaccagcaaggggactgcagggtctggctccccggggatgcaagcagggacacagggggaaccagtgacccctgtgaagttgtcaggcgctcccTCTGACCACATGAGGTCTACTGATGCCGGCGTCACCAGcccggggatgcagccaggatcacGGGGCAGCCAGGCCAGCACCCGCCTGGGaagacagccaggggcccctgacacccagACCAGCACCTTGGGGAAACAGCCaggatcacctgggacccacaccaccacccctggggtgcagcctgggtcctccagctcccaagccaccatcccaggggatgccgaAGAGCGGGCCATGCCCTGGGGCTCCTCGGGCTCCACCATCAtctccagctacgagtcggagatgcgggaggttctctcccaggttgggcagctcggcaacgtctgcactggtctgaaggaggaggtggagcagctgaaatctgcaaaagcagaacgcgcggatcttgagaacgtgcgccggctcttcccggagggag gccggcagagcatcaccagcatcctggccgacctcaagtgccagatgtcgttcctgcaagacatggccagggccctccacgggcaggaggagaag ATCagcaaggtggaggatgctcccagaaagatgagggcggctggagccggcaggaaagcagacggcagcggccagatgacccaacagccgcg gcccaagggacagaaggtcaaggcagagcggaaggagttggggaagcagcaggagccgactcaggcccagctggagcagtttgcggccgagtatgtgaataagttggtgatggagacagcgcagcagctgcaggcagag caggtgGACGAGCCGAGagcgacggcgcagagcgggggacacgagcaggcAGGGTGCCACGTCTGCAGCCCGGACACCATGGTGCTGCTGGagaagctcctccagcgctgcgagaagctcgaggagcaggtggcgtccctggcccagaaggcgggcggcaaggtggaCAATTATgaaaagtggaggagacag tccctgcagcaggacgagcagctcaagtgcctccaggccagcatcatgcagctccaaaaggactatgagaagttcagctcggcccttgcaaacctccagcaggatcacCAGCAGGAGCAGAATGACATCAAG AAGGTAGACaaggccgccctggctgacaaagtcagtcgcagccagtttgaggcgtgcatGGAGCAGCTGAACAAGGGGATGGAGAAGGTGACGAGCTGGGTGACAGGCCAGGAGCAGCACTGTCAACAGTTCCAGCAAGAGCTCCAAAGGCAGATGGACTgtaag ctggaccgccgggagctgggggcgttccggcagcagcaggaggagcgttggaagagcctcagccggcagctgcagaaggtgctgcagccagagcgtgacgatgccgctgggattaggaa gcagctgctgcctggtttccattgcctgtcctgcgaccggcccgtcaacatgctggcgcctggaccgtga
- the LOC136109698 gene encoding glutamine-rich protein 2-like isoform X2, with protein sequence MATRSLLEMLDAAIGTPQVGVVDLVALHKLLKAMIIGQPDQQELSVLEPGQSPTPSLGKDKVTKEQPGQEEKERDICKKRASLQDLWEEINKFKEVQSGLAEDMREMQEAHVGLAEDMRAMQEAHSGLAEDIQEIQETLGLEGAGGQSAPAEPTQVATDSQTRKSSALGLKGRGIQPGMETSKGTAGSGSPGMQAGTQGEPVTPVKLSGAPSDHMRSTDAGVTSPGMQPGSRGSQASTRLGRQPGAPDTQTSTLGKQPGSPGTHTTTPGVQPGSSSSQATIPGDAEERAMPWGSSGSTIISSYESEMREVLSQVGQLGNVCTGLKEEVEQLKSAKAERADLENVRRLFPEGGRQSITSILADLKCQMSFLQDMARALHGQEEKISKVEDAPRKMRAAGAGRKADGSGQMTQQPRPKGQKVKAERKELGKQQEPTQAQLEQFAAEYVNKLVMETAQQLQAEVDEPRATAQSGGHEQAGCHVCSPDTMVLLEKLLQRCEKLEEQVASLAQKAGGKVDNYEKWRRQSLQQDEQLKCLQASIMQLQKDYEKFSSALANLQQDHQQEQNDIKKVDKAALADKVSRSQFEACMEQLNKGMEKVTSWVTGQEQHCQQFQQELQRQMDCKLDRRELGAFRQQQEERWKSLSRQLQKVLQPERDDAAGIRKQLLPGFHCLSCDRPVNMLAPGP encoded by the exons atggccacacgcAGTCTGTTGGAGATGCTGGACGctgccatcgggacaccccaagTTGGGGTTGTGGATTTGGTGGCACTGCACAAGCTGCTGAAAGCCATGATCATCGGGCAGCCGGACCAGCAGGAGCTGtccgtcctggagccagggcagagcccgacccccagcttaGGGAAGGACAAGGTCACGAAGGAACAGCCTGgccaggaagagaaggagagagacatCTGCAAG AAAAGGGCTTCGCTtcaggatctgtgggaggagatcaacaagtttaaggaggtgcagtccggcctggcagaagacatgcgggagatgcaggaggcgcatgtcggcctggcagaggacatgcgggcgatgcaggaggcgcattccggcctcgcagaggacatccaggagatccaGGAGACGCTTGGCCTG gaaggtgctgggggccagtctgcccccgccgagcccacccaggtggccacggaCAGCCAGaccaggaagagctcagcactggggctgaAGGGACGTGGGatacagcctgggatggagaccagcaaggggactgcagggtctggctccccggggatgcaagcagggacacagggggaaccagtgacccctgtgaagttgtcaggcgctcccTCTGACCACATGAGGTCTACTGATGCCGGCGTCACCAGcccggggatgcagccaggatcacGGGGCAGCCAGGCCAGCACCCGCCTGGGaagacagccaggggcccctgacacccagACCAGCACCTTGGGGAAACAGCCaggatcacctgggacccacaccaccacccctggggtgcagcctgggtcctccagctcccaagccaccatcccaggggatgccgaAGAGCGGGCCATGCCCTGGGGCTCCTCGGGCTCCACCATCAtctccagctacgagtcggagatgcgggaggttctctcccaggttgggcagctcggcaacgtctgcactggtctgaaggaggaggtggagcagctgaaatctgcaaaagcagaacgcgcggatcttgagaacgtgcgccggctcttcccggagggag gccggcagagcatcaccagcatcctggccgacctcaagtgccagatgtcgttcctgcaagacatggccagggccctccacgggcaggaggagaag ATCagcaaggtggaggatgctcccagaaagatgagggcggctggagccggcaggaaagcagacggcagcggccagatgacccaacagccgcg gcccaagggacagaaggtcaaggcagagcggaaggagttggggaagcagcaggagccgactcaggcccagctggagcagtttgcggccgagtatgtgaataagttggtgatggagacagcgcagcagctgcaggcagag gtgGACGAGCCGAGagcgacggcgcagagcgggggacacgagcaggcAGGGTGCCACGTCTGCAGCCCGGACACCATGGTGCTGCTGGagaagctcctccagcgctgcgagaagctcgaggagcaggtggcgtccctggcccagaaggcgggcggcaaggtggaCAATTATgaaaagtggaggagacag tccctgcagcaggacgagcagctcaagtgcctccaggccagcatcatgcagctccaaaaggactatgagaagttcagctcggcccttgcaaacctccagcaggatcacCAGCAGGAGCAGAATGACATCAAG AAGGTAGACaaggccgccctggctgacaaagtcagtcgcagccagtttgaggcgtgcatGGAGCAGCTGAACAAGGGGATGGAGAAGGTGACGAGCTGGGTGACAGGCCAGGAGCAGCACTGTCAACAGTTCCAGCAAGAGCTCCAAAGGCAGATGGACTgtaag ctggaccgccgggagctgggggcgttccggcagcagcaggaggagcgttggaagagcctcagccggcagctgcagaaggtgctgcagccagagcgtgacgatgccgctgggattaggaa gcagctgctgcctggtttccattgcctgtcctgcgaccggcccgtcaacatgctggcgcctggaccgtga
- the TMEM220 gene encoding transmembrane protein 220 isoform X1, whose product MADGRAAGRLWRLCNLLMAAFFGLAAAVQVNDPDAGLWTVVYLVPAALTLLVSINPSITDHGVWRSVCDLHSAGCIVGTIALACSLFAYAQWNILHEEEGRELFGLVIITIWMSLCRSSAKSPLAGARLAAAVVVALFPFVSWLYIYINKEMRASWPTHCKTVM is encoded by the exons ATGGCGGACGGGCGGGCCGCGGGGCGGCTGTGGCGCCTCTGCAACCTCCTTATGGCCGCTTTCTTCGGGCTGGCGGCCGCCGTGCAG GTGAACGACCCCGACGCCGGGCTGTGGACG GTTGTCTATTTAGTGCCAGCTGCCCTGACACTGCTCGTCAGCATTAACCCTTCGATAACAG atcaTGGTGTCTGGAGGAGCGTGTGTGACCTTCATTCTGCTGGTTGTATTGTTGGGACCATTGCTTTGGCTTGCTCGTTGTTTGCTTATGCTCAATGGAACATTTTGCACGAAGAGGAAGGCAG AGAGTTGTTTGGTCTGGTGATTATTACAATATGGATGAGTCTTTGTCGCAGTTCAGCAAA GAGTCCACTGGCCGGAGCTCGCTTGGCTGCTGCCGTTGTGGTCGCCCTCTTCCCCTTTGTTTCATGGTTGTACATTTATATCAACAAAGAGATGCGAGCATCTTGGCCAACACACTGTAAAACAGTGATGTAA
- the TMEM220 gene encoding transmembrane protein 220 isoform X3: protein MADGRAAGRLWRLCNLLMAAFFGLAAAVQVNDPDAGLWTVVYLVPAALTLLVSINPSITDHGVWRSVCDLHSAGCIVGTIALACSLFAYAQWNILHEEEGRELFGLVIITIWMSLCRSSAKLQLSLSGATNLLHIFLS, encoded by the exons ATGGCGGACGGGCGGGCCGCGGGGCGGCTGTGGCGCCTCTGCAACCTCCTTATGGCCGCTTTCTTCGGGCTGGCGGCCGCCGTGCAG GTGAACGACCCCGACGCCGGGCTGTGGACG GTTGTCTATTTAGTGCCAGCTGCCCTGACACTGCTCGTCAGCATTAACCCTTCGATAACAG atcaTGGTGTCTGGAGGAGCGTGTGTGACCTTCATTCTGCTGGTTGTATTGTTGGGACCATTGCTTTGGCTTGCTCGTTGTTTGCTTATGCTCAATGGAACATTTTGCACGAAGAGGAAGGCAG AGAGTTGTTTGGTCTGGTGATTATTACAATATGGATGAGTCTTTGTCGCAGTTCAGCAAA GTTACAACTGAGCCTCAGTGGAGCTACAAATCTGCTACATATTTTCCTCAGCTAA
- the TMEM220 gene encoding transmembrane protein 220 isoform X2 gives MADGRAAGRLWRLCNLLMAAFFGLAAAVQVNDPDAGLWTVVYLVPAALTLLVSINPSITDHGVWRSVCDLHSAGCIVGTIALACSLFAYAQWNILHEEEGRELFGLVIITIWMSLCRSSANNNPVRIGCFKSTFCIQVYLFQTSFSILQKETRSAFFQTRYF, from the exons ATGGCGGACGGGCGGGCCGCGGGGCGGCTGTGGCGCCTCTGCAACCTCCTTATGGCCGCTTTCTTCGGGCTGGCGGCCGCCGTGCAG GTGAACGACCCCGACGCCGGGCTGTGGACG GTTGTCTATTTAGTGCCAGCTGCCCTGACACTGCTCGTCAGCATTAACCCTTCGATAACAG atcaTGGTGTCTGGAGGAGCGTGTGTGACCTTCATTCTGCTGGTTGTATTGTTGGGACCATTGCTTTGGCTTGCTCGTTGTTTGCTTATGCTCAATGGAACATTTTGCACGAAGAGGAAGGCAG AGAGTTGTTTGGTCTGGTGATTATTACAATATGGATGAGTCTTTGTCGCAGTTCAGCAAA taacAATCCAGTCAGGATTGGGTGTTTCAAGTCAACATTCTGCATTCAAGTATATTTATTTCAAACATCATTCTCTATTCTCCAAAAGGAAACTAGGTCTGCTTTCTTTCAGACACGTTACTTCTGA
- the ADPRM gene encoding manganese-dependent ADP-ribose/CDP-alcohol diphosphatase — protein sequence MEAVPAPLFAFGVIADIQYADAEDGYDFSGYRRRYYRQSLQLLRDAVEAWAAERPPLAFVLQLGDSIDGLNARGGRAVAALEQVLAALGRLPVPVHHTWGNHEFYNFSRARLAHTGLNSRPAGAAAPAGDCQAYDFSPATRFRVVVLDAYDMSVLGREPDSPRYQEALQLLREKNPNESLNSPAGLKEPQFVEFNGGFSQAQLDWFNEVLKFSDENQEKVVVMGHLPIHPGASDSVCLAWNYEDALSVIHSHRCVVCFLAGHLHDGGYCLDSHGVHHLTLEGVIETPPESNAFGTVYVYEDKMILKGRGRVSDRVMHFCKW from the exons ATGGAGGCGGTGCCAGCGCCGCTCTTCGCTTTCGGTGTCATCGCGGACATCCAGTACGCGGACGCGGAGGATGGATACGACTTCAGCGGGTACCGGCGGCGGTACTACCGGCAGAGCCTGCAGCTGCTGCGGGACGCTGTGGAGGCGTGGGCTGCGGAGAGGCCGCCCCTCGCCTTCGTGCTGCAGCTGGGTGACAGCATCGACGGGCTCAACGCCCGCGGCGGCCGCGCCGTGGCTGCCCTGGAGCAGGTGCTGGCAGCGCTGGGGCGGCTGCCGGTGCCGGTGCATCACACATGGGGCAACCACGAGTTCTATAACTTCAGCCGGGCCCGCCTGGCGCACACCGGCCTCAACAGCCGtcccgccggggccgccgcgccAGCCGGTGACTGCCAGGCCTACGACTTCAGCCCGGCCACGCGGTTCCGCGTGGTTGTGCTCGACGCCTACGACATGAGCGTCCTGGGCAGGGAGCCCGACAGCCCCCGCTACCAAgaggccctgcagctgctgcgggAGAAGAACCCCAACGAGAGCCTCAACAGCCCCGCAG GTCTCAAAGAACCTCAGTTTGTGGAGTTTAACGGAGGATTTAGCCAAGCCCAGCTGGACTGGTTCAATGAAGTCCTCAAGTTCTCCGACGAAAACCAAGAAAAAGTTGTAGTTATGG GTCATCTGCCCATTCACCCAGGTGCTTCAGACAGCGTTTGCCTAGCCTGGAATTACGAAGATGCCCTTTCGGTCATACACTCCCATCGGTGCGTGGTTTGCTTTCTCGCAGGGCACCTGCACGACGGTGGCTATTGCCTGGACTCTCATGGAGTTCATCATCTGACTTTGGAAGGGGTTATTGAGACTCCACCAGAAAGCAATGCCTTTGGGACTGTTTATGTCTATGAAGATAAAATGATACTGAAGGGAAGGGGCAGAGTTTCAGACAGAGTTATGCATTTCTGCAAATGGTAA